A window of the Synechococcus sp. M16.1 genome harbors these coding sequences:
- a CDS encoding flavin reductase family protein — protein MSLDADAKKVLLRKIPHGLFICGVRNGDEVNGFTASWVTQGSFEPPLVVMGVRADSSSHAIIEATGKFSLNVLRADQKDLAAVFFKPQKALGGRFEAAPFEEGELGLPLLTDAVGGVECELVGSIKHGDHTVFVGEVKTARLIADGEALNLASTGWNYGG, from the coding sequence ATGAGCCTCGACGCCGACGCCAAGAAGGTCCTGCTTCGCAAGATCCCCCATGGGCTCTTCATCTGCGGCGTTCGCAACGGCGATGAGGTCAACGGATTCACGGCCAGCTGGGTGACCCAGGGATCGTTCGAACCGCCCTTGGTGGTGATGGGTGTTCGGGCTGACAGCAGCAGTCACGCCATCATCGAGGCCACCGGCAAGTTCTCGCTCAACGTGCTGCGGGCCGATCAGAAAGATCTGGCAGCCGTGTTCTTCAAGCCCCAGAAGGCGCTCGGTGGTCGCTTTGAAGCGGCACCCTTCGAGGAGGGCGAACTTGGTCTTCCCCTGCTCACCGATGCCGTCGGTGGTGTGGAGTGCGAACTCGTGGGCTCGATCAAGCATGGTGACCACACCGTTTTTGTGGGCGAAGTGAAAACTGCGCGCCTGATCGCCGATGGCGAGGCCCTGAACCTGGCCAGCACCGGCTGGAATTACGGCGGCTGA
- the coaD gene encoding pantetheine-phosphate adenylyltransferase → MRALYPGSFDPLTNGHMDLIERAVSLFGEVVVAVLSNPSKRPAFSVEERIEQIRTATRHLSGVEVISFDGLTVNCAVTHRADLILRGLRAMSDFEYELQIAHTNRSLADDLETVFMATTARHSFLSSSVVKEVARFGGSIDHMVPPEVAKDLNRLFNSTFHAS, encoded by the coding sequence ATGCGGGCGCTCTACCCCGGCAGTTTCGACCCTCTCACCAATGGTCATATGGACCTGATCGAGCGGGCGGTAAGCCTGTTTGGAGAGGTGGTTGTCGCGGTGCTCAGCAATCCGAGCAAACGACCCGCGTTCAGTGTCGAAGAGCGGATCGAACAGATCCGCACGGCGACACGCCACCTCTCCGGCGTTGAAGTGATCAGTTTTGATGGCCTCACAGTGAACTGTGCCGTCACCCATCGCGCCGACCTGATCCTGAGGGGCCTGCGAGCGATGAGTGACTTCGAATACGAACTGCAGATCGCCCACACCAACCGCTCCTTGGCAGACGATCTGGAAACGGTGTTCATGGCCACCACAGCCCGCCACAGCTTCCTCAGCAGCTCGGTGGTGAAGGAAGTGGCCCGCTTCGGTGGATCGATCGACCACATGGTTCCGCCAGAGGTGGCGAAGGACCTCAACAGGCTCTTTAATTCAACTTTCCATGCCAGCTGA
- the dacB gene encoding D-alanyl-D-alanine carboxypeptidase/D-alanyl-D-alanine-endopeptidase produces MIRSALVSLLVLAPQLPVRAAPPLLAPPPVVQRQGQAMLSGGALCPALQTALESAVGTEERLWSVSVVDQRGQLLADLNGGIPRIPASNQKLVSTAFALDRLGPDFRLKTQLLRHPDGSLEIVGEGDPDLSIAEIQKFAMVALGQGGSSSTSSSASAPVQLMVREEPRQLWWPADWDPADRSYAYGAPITRLALTSNALHMAVMDPAARLQRILNSTVQQQGGQIRLQMVDQRTREAALARNWRASVVLHSEDSAPMHALLSLANTESHNFTAEVLMREAADVWDVNRASIATTRWLQAQGIPMTGLRLRDGSGLSRGNRLTSRSLSVLLWRMAQHPLAAYYQASMAIAGQRGTLRNYFWGTPLVGRFWGKTGTLRGVRSISGILETADGPRYVSMIANGSYAPNSVMGQILLASQRIRRCPAWTAAVTLPSEPD; encoded by the coding sequence GTGATTCGATCTGCCCTGGTCTCCCTGCTGGTGCTGGCGCCCCAGTTGCCCGTCAGGGCAGCGCCTCCACTGTTGGCACCACCTCCGGTGGTGCAGCGTCAGGGCCAGGCCATGCTCAGCGGCGGTGCACTGTGCCCGGCCTTGCAGACGGCCCTGGAATCAGCGGTGGGCACGGAAGAGCGGCTTTGGAGCGTCAGCGTTGTCGATCAACGGGGTCAGCTGCTGGCTGATCTCAACGGGGGGATCCCCCGGATTCCTGCATCAAATCAGAAACTGGTCAGCACGGCCTTTGCCCTGGATCGCCTCGGCCCCGACTTCCGTCTGAAGACGCAGCTGTTGCGTCATCCCGATGGATCACTGGAGATCGTGGGGGAGGGCGATCCCGACCTCAGCATTGCCGAGATCCAGAAGTTCGCCATGGTGGCCCTCGGCCAGGGCGGCTCCAGTAGCACCTCCAGCTCCGCCTCTGCGCCGGTTCAGCTGATGGTGCGGGAGGAACCGCGTCAACTCTGGTGGCCTGCCGATTGGGACCCTGCGGATCGCTCCTACGCCTACGGCGCACCGATAACCCGCCTTGCCCTCACCAGCAACGCCTTGCACATGGCGGTGATGGATCCAGCGGCACGGCTGCAGCGGATCCTCAATTCCACCGTGCAGCAGCAAGGGGGACAGATCCGCCTGCAGATGGTTGATCAGCGGACCCGAGAGGCGGCCCTTGCGCGGAACTGGCGAGCGAGTGTTGTCCTGCACAGCGAGGATTCCGCGCCGATGCACGCCCTGCTCAGCCTGGCCAACACGGAGAGCCACAATTTCACCGCTGAGGTGCTGATGCGTGAGGCGGCGGACGTTTGGGATGTGAATCGTGCGTCCATCGCCACCACCCGCTGGTTGCAAGCCCAGGGCATCCCGATGACGGGACTTCGGCTGCGGGACGGCAGCGGACTCTCACGTGGCAACCGTCTCACCAGCCGTTCCCTGTCTGTGCTGCTGTGGCGCATGGCGCAACACCCCCTGGCGGCTTACTACCAGGCCTCGATGGCGATTGCAGGCCAGAGGGGAACGCTGCGCAACTACTTCTGGGGCACACCACTTGTGGGTCGCTTCTGGGGAAAGACCGGCACCCTCAGAGGAGTTCGATCGATCTCGGGCATTCTTGAAACCGCTGATGGACCCCGTTACGTGAGCATGATTGCCAACGGGTCCTATGCACCCAACTCCGTGATGGGCCAGATCCTGCTGGCCAGCCAGCGGATCAGACGTTGCCCCGCATGGACCGCAGCCGTGACGCTGCCCTCTGAGCCCGACTGA
- a CDS encoding DUF4330 domain-containing protein, whose translation MVLNRLRSLSPIDAVAGVVALAALAGVVWSPKLSNAVAKATGAVKPVQVSVDVVRLYSADPEQLLNSVREEAALNIVIRNQPAGRVSLVSVDDVTTPLTAVQPDGSVVLADAPATALPRHARFVMEAQAEIKPSGVVIGGTKLKVGVPVELEGRLYRLNGVVSGVMPL comes from the coding sequence ATGGTGCTCAACAGGCTTCGATCCCTTTCACCCATCGATGCCGTGGCTGGAGTCGTCGCCTTGGCCGCTCTGGCCGGGGTTGTCTGGTCCCCCAAGCTCTCGAATGCGGTCGCCAAGGCCACCGGTGCCGTGAAGCCTGTGCAGGTGAGCGTTGATGTGGTGCGGCTGTACAGCGCTGATCCCGAGCAGCTGCTGAATTCAGTGCGGGAGGAAGCAGCCCTCAACATCGTGATTCGCAATCAACCGGCTGGACGGGTGAGCCTGGTGTCGGTGGATGACGTCACCACTCCACTGACGGCGGTGCAGCCCGATGGTTCGGTGGTGCTCGCCGATGCCCCCGCCACGGCTCTACCCCGCCATGCCCGGTTCGTGATGGAGGCCCAGGCTGAGATCAAACCCTCCGGTGTTGTGATCGGTGGAACCAAGCTCAAGGTGGGTGTGCCCGTTGAGCTGGAGGGTCGCCTCTACCGCTTGAACGGGGTCGTGAGCGGAGTGATGCCTCTGTGA
- a CDS encoding DUF1995 family protein, whose product MTQSDASCLALPADLLAAEEAMLQAALAAVGSGDGQRWAASLRFEGLRLLPVAVRLARALIAAGRDLLMVWPDAGAAALARRDAEDLKEVILDFNQLKRAESDVPDTRLLLSVNPSPADYEEFQALCENHAGVVLMLNGRLEDAAVGIGSVARERRKGFVASWQQAYWLQPLEGGALMRCFPDDWRLYRQDPDGYRQLEVLPERPDPDTTAALLAGEDPDSIKQQLSGVDRFLDGLRN is encoded by the coding sequence ATGACTCAATCCGACGCTTCCTGTCTCGCCCTCCCCGCGGATCTGCTTGCCGCCGAGGAGGCCATGCTGCAAGCCGCCCTGGCGGCCGTTGGATCCGGCGACGGTCAACGCTGGGCCGCAAGCCTCCGTTTTGAAGGTCTTCGCCTGCTTCCGGTGGCGGTGCGGCTGGCCCGAGCACTGATCGCTGCCGGTAGGGATTTGTTGATGGTTTGGCCCGATGCCGGTGCTGCCGCCCTGGCCCGGCGCGATGCGGAGGACCTCAAGGAGGTGATCCTTGATTTCAATCAGCTCAAACGGGCGGAGAGCGATGTTCCCGACACCCGCCTTCTGCTTTCGGTGAACCCCTCCCCTGCGGATTACGAGGAGTTCCAGGCCTTGTGTGAGAACCACGCAGGAGTGGTTCTGATGCTGAATGGACGTCTCGAAGACGCCGCCGTCGGCATCGGCAGCGTGGCCCGGGAGCGCCGAAAGGGTTTCGTGGCCAGCTGGCAGCAGGCCTACTGGCTCCAGCCCCTGGAGGGAGGCGCGTTGATGCGCTGCTTCCCCGATGACTGGCGTCTCTATCGCCAGGATCCCGATGGTTACCGGCAACTGGAGGTGCTCCCCGAACGTCCGGATCCCGACACCACAGCAGCGCTTCTGGCCGGTGAAGATCCCGACAGCATCAAGCAACAGCTGTCCGGGGTCGACCGCTTCCTTGATGGTCTGCGCAATTGA
- a CDS encoding cysteine desulfurase family protein produces the protein MEPPELYLDAAATTPPLPAVIAVMQQLQQTAWANPSSLHGAGLAAAEALERARWRIAERFAVNPDQLIVTSGATESVHLALLGSAAGLVPGRLVISAVEHPAVVAAAHQLEALGWTIAEWPVDGQGVLRLDQLDRLISAPTRLVSLIAAQGEVGALQPISTIARACRERGIVIHSDATQLVPQGCFAFDRLGVDLLTLSAHKFRGPRGVGLLIRAPGVDLSPLQGGGGQEHGLRSGTEPVVLVGGMAEALMALPSFDPVSQHVPPGSSTQIRRQRDQLLERLLELPQLQLCGPSPDQRLPHHIALLAKTVGGQPLPGRDLVRRLAAGGVACSSGSACSSGSSADSAVLTAMGIPGPERQSGLRLTLGSWLSDQDLDAVPGRFASALTALS, from the coding sequence GTGGAACCCCCTGAGCTCTACCTGGATGCTGCTGCCACGACACCGCCCCTGCCGGCGGTGATCGCGGTGATGCAGCAGCTCCAGCAGACGGCCTGGGCTAACCCCAGCAGCCTCCATGGGGCTGGGTTGGCAGCAGCGGAAGCTCTAGAGCGAGCGCGCTGGCGCATCGCCGAGCGCTTTGCTGTCAATCCTGACCAGTTGATCGTCACCTCAGGGGCGACGGAATCCGTGCACCTTGCCTTGCTCGGCAGTGCTGCCGGTCTTGTCCCGGGCCGGTTGGTGATCTCTGCGGTGGAGCATCCGGCGGTGGTCGCTGCGGCGCACCAACTGGAAGCCCTGGGCTGGACCATTGCCGAATGGCCCGTTGATGGGCAGGGCGTACTGCGGCTCGATCAGCTCGATCGGTTGATATCCGCTCCAACCCGATTGGTTTCACTGATTGCAGCCCAGGGCGAGGTGGGTGCACTGCAACCGATCAGCACGATCGCTCGGGCCTGCCGCGAGCGCGGCATCGTCATCCATAGCGATGCCACCCAGCTTGTTCCCCAGGGTTGCTTCGCCTTCGACCGGCTCGGCGTTGATCTGCTGACCCTCTCCGCCCACAAGTTCCGTGGCCCCCGTGGCGTGGGCCTGTTGATTCGGGCACCGGGTGTGGACCTTTCACCGCTCCAGGGCGGCGGTGGACAGGAGCACGGCCTGCGCTCCGGTACCGAACCTGTTGTTTTGGTGGGTGGCATGGCCGAAGCCCTGATGGCCCTTCCCAGCTTTGACCCCGTCAGCCAGCACGTTCCACCGGGCAGTTCAACCCAGATCCGTCGTCAACGGGATCAACTGCTCGAACGCCTGCTGGAGCTACCCCAGCTTCAGCTCTGCGGCCCTTCTCCCGATCAGCGTCTGCCCCATCACATCGCGTTGTTGGCCAAAACCGTTGGTGGACAGCCGCTGCCCGGACGCGATCTGGTGCGACGGCTGGCGGCGGGGGGGGTGGCCTGCAGCAGCGGCAGTGCCTGCAGCAGTGGCAGCAGTGCCGACAGTGCTGTGCTCACGGCCATGGGCATTCCCGGGCCTGAACGTCAGTCGGGCCTGCGGTTGACCCTTGGCTCCTGGTTGTCGGATCAGGATCTCGACGCAGTTCCCGGCCGCTTTGCCTCCGCGTTAACGGCATTGTCCTGA
- the dapF gene encoding diaminopimelate epimerase: MLQFSKYQGLGNDFLIVEGRQGQLPDAISNPDPAWVRRICDRRFGVGGDGLILALPPQAEGELRMRILNADGSEAEMCGNGIRCLARYLADTDGDAPGRRWDIETLAGMIRPELMADGQLRVDMGPPFLTSEGIPTTLMPEDGLPQGVLLLEGEQLKVAAVGMGNPHVVVPVDDLASIPFDAWGAALEVHPAFPAKTNVHFLQVHSRERLEIRVWERGAGPTLACGTGACATLVAAVLLGLADDCAEVVLPGGPLMIEWRDRTGSVLMKGPAEAVFDGVLTPDLVPAGSSMASTSEAPAASPAPMAATDFDCSKDCAEQCQRPDRCLRDEAQQKVQAFLSSTSLDSMLNLASESLEQRTKARFERGTP, from the coding sequence ATGCTGCAGTTCAGCAAATATCAGGGACTTGGCAACGACTTCCTGATCGTTGAAGGCCGGCAGGGACAACTGCCCGATGCCATCAGCAATCCCGATCCCGCCTGGGTGCGGCGCATCTGTGATCGGCGCTTCGGCGTTGGTGGCGATGGCCTGATTCTGGCGCTGCCTCCTCAGGCAGAGGGAGAACTGCGGATGCGGATTCTCAATGCCGATGGCAGTGAAGCCGAAATGTGTGGCAACGGCATTCGCTGCCTGGCCCGCTACCTGGCCGACACCGACGGTGATGCCCCTGGCCGCCGCTGGGACATCGAAACCCTGGCGGGAATGATTCGCCCCGAACTGATGGCCGATGGCCAGTTGCGGGTGGACATGGGTCCTCCTTTCCTCACCTCCGAGGGCATCCCCACAACCCTGATGCCCGAAGACGGCCTGCCGCAGGGGGTGCTGCTGCTGGAGGGAGAACAGCTGAAAGTGGCGGCTGTTGGCATGGGCAATCCCCATGTGGTGGTGCCCGTCGACGACCTGGCCAGCATTCCCTTTGATGCCTGGGGTGCTGCCCTGGAGGTGCATCCGGCCTTCCCGGCCAAGACCAACGTTCATTTCCTCCAGGTGCATAGCCGTGAGCGGCTGGAGATCCGGGTCTGGGAACGGGGTGCTGGCCCGACATTGGCCTGCGGCACCGGTGCCTGCGCCACCCTGGTGGCGGCGGTACTGCTGGGCCTCGCCGATGACTGCGCCGAGGTGGTGCTGCCCGGCGGTCCACTGATGATTGAGTGGCGTGATCGCACCGGTTCCGTGCTGATGAAGGGACCCGCCGAAGCGGTGTTTGACGGGGTGCTGACGCCCGATCTGGTGCCGGCAGGATCCTCGATGGCTTCGACCAGCGAAGCCCCTGCCGCTTCACCTGCGCCGATGGCCGCAACCGACTTCGATTGCTCCAAGGATTGCGCTGAGCAGTGTCAGCGCCCCGACCGCTGCCTCCGCGATGAGGCGCAGCAGAAGGTGCAGGCTTTCCTCAGCAGCACGTCCCTCGACTCGATGCTCAATCTCGCCAGTGAGTCCCTGGAGCAGCGCACCAAGGCGCGGTTCGAGCGTGGAACCCCCTGA
- the leuS gene encoding leucine--tRNA ligase encodes MNAANPAVDASAQTGRYDPTALEQRWQESWKADGVDTTEEGGEKPGFFALSMFPYPSGSLHMGHVRNYVITDVIARVQRMRGHAVLHPMGWDAFGLPAENAAIERNVDPGEWTDRNIDQMRAQLDRLGLSIDWSREQATCHSDYYRWTQWLFLELLEGGLAYRKNATVNWDPVDQTVLANEQVDGDGRSWRSGALVEQRQLNQWFLRITDYAEPLLNDLDALKGWPERVRTMQANWIGRSEGAEISFSVEGEQDQTITVFTTRPDTLAGASYVVLAPENELVESLTSTEQKDTVEAFSKEVARLSTIERTSDDRPKRGVPIGSHVINPLTGAVLPVWIADYVLAEYGTGAVMGVPAHDQRDIAFAQSNGLPIQQVIDAEGAAEAIAAGQAWTDAGTLVNSGSFDGTASSEAKGAITGHGAEKGWARSKVTYRLRDWLISRQRYWGCPIPVIHCDDCGAVPVPREDLPVELPRGIDLSGKGGSPLSQQSDWVNVACPCCGKPAKRETDTMDTFMCSSWYFLRFADPHNTEKPFSKEAVNRWLPVKQYVGGIEHAILHLLYARFFTKALKDRGLVDINEPFERLLTQGMVQGITYRNATTGKYIAPADVADPENPRDPNTGDKLEVLFEKMSKSKYNGVDPAAVIDRYGADTARMFILFKAPPEKDLEWDDADVEGQFRFLQRLWRLVETGAARIDSLEPMQRPADLSDADSDVRRALHLAIEAVSEDLSDEIQLNTAISELMKLSNAISSTGIEALSAPVLQEALSGLVRLLAPFAPHLAEEFWSRLGGSDSVHRQSWPVLDPTALVQDSVEVVIQVKGKVRGKLQVPASADKEELERLALASDVAEKWLEGAAPRRVIVVPGKLVNLVP; translated from the coding sequence GTGAACGCTGCCAACCCTGCCGTCGACGCCAGTGCACAGACCGGTCGTTATGACCCCACTGCGCTGGAGCAGCGCTGGCAGGAGAGTTGGAAGGCGGATGGGGTCGATACCACAGAAGAAGGTGGTGAGAAGCCCGGATTCTTTGCCCTGTCGATGTTCCCGTACCCCTCGGGAAGCCTGCACATGGGCCATGTGCGCAACTACGTGATCACCGATGTGATCGCCCGGGTTCAACGCATGCGGGGCCATGCCGTGCTGCATCCGATGGGCTGGGATGCCTTCGGACTTCCCGCTGAAAACGCGGCAATCGAACGCAATGTGGACCCCGGCGAGTGGACCGACCGCAACATCGATCAGATGCGGGCGCAGCTGGATCGCCTTGGCCTTTCGATCGATTGGAGCCGCGAACAGGCGACCTGCCACAGCGACTACTACCGCTGGACCCAGTGGCTGTTCCTTGAACTGCTCGAAGGAGGGCTGGCCTATCGCAAGAACGCCACCGTCAACTGGGATCCCGTCGACCAGACCGTGCTGGCCAATGAGCAGGTGGATGGTGACGGCCGCTCCTGGCGCTCCGGAGCTCTGGTGGAACAACGCCAGCTGAACCAGTGGTTCCTGCGCATCACTGACTACGCCGAGCCACTGCTCAACGACCTGGACGCCCTCAAGGGCTGGCCGGAACGGGTGCGCACCATGCAGGCCAACTGGATCGGTCGCTCGGAAGGGGCGGAGATCAGCTTCAGCGTTGAGGGAGAACAGGATCAGACGATCACGGTGTTCACCACCCGACCCGACACCCTCGCTGGGGCGAGCTACGTGGTGCTGGCACCGGAAAACGAGCTGGTGGAGAGCCTCACCAGCACTGAACAGAAGGACACGGTGGAGGCTTTCAGCAAGGAGGTGGCTCGTCTGAGCACGATCGAACGCACCAGTGATGACAGGCCCAAACGGGGCGTGCCCATCGGCAGTCATGTGATCAACCCCCTGACGGGGGCGGTGCTACCGGTGTGGATCGCCGACTACGTGCTGGCCGAGTACGGCACGGGCGCCGTGATGGGCGTACCGGCCCACGACCAACGCGACATCGCCTTTGCCCAGTCGAACGGTCTGCCGATCCAGCAGGTGATCGACGCCGAGGGAGCTGCTGAAGCCATCGCGGCCGGTCAGGCCTGGACGGATGCCGGAACACTGGTCAACTCCGGCAGCTTCGATGGCACGGCCTCCAGCGAAGCCAAGGGCGCCATCACCGGCCACGGCGCCGAAAAGGGCTGGGCACGGAGCAAGGTCACCTATCGCCTTCGCGACTGGCTGATCTCACGCCAGCGCTACTGGGGCTGCCCCATTCCCGTCATCCACTGCGATGACTGCGGTGCTGTTCCGGTGCCCCGCGAGGACCTTCCGGTGGAGCTGCCCCGGGGCATTGATCTCTCTGGAAAGGGCGGTTCGCCCCTGAGCCAGCAGAGCGACTGGGTGAATGTGGCTTGCCCCTGCTGCGGCAAGCCGGCCAAGCGGGAAACAGACACCATGGACACCTTCATGTGTTCCTCCTGGTATTTCCTGCGCTTCGCCGATCCCCACAACACCGAGAAACCCTTCAGCAAGGAGGCGGTGAACCGCTGGTTGCCGGTGAAGCAATACGTGGGCGGCATCGAACACGCGATCCTGCACCTGCTCTACGCCCGTTTCTTCACCAAGGCGCTGAAGGATCGCGGCCTGGTCGACATCAACGAACCGTTTGAACGGCTCCTCACCCAGGGCATGGTGCAGGGAATCACCTACCGCAATGCGACAACCGGCAAGTACATCGCTCCAGCGGACGTGGCAGATCCCGAAAATCCCCGGGACCCCAACACGGGCGACAAGCTTGAAGTGTTGTTCGAGAAGATGTCGAAGTCGAAGTACAACGGCGTTGACCCCGCGGCGGTGATCGACCGCTACGGCGCAGACACAGCCCGCATGTTCATCCTGTTCAAGGCTCCGCCGGAGAAGGATCTGGAGTGGGATGACGCCGATGTGGAGGGCCAGTTCCGCTTCCTGCAACGGCTTTGGCGCCTTGTTGAGACGGGTGCAGCCCGCATCGACTCACTCGAGCCGATGCAACGGCCAGCCGATCTGAGCGATGCCGACAGCGACGTACGTCGGGCGCTGCACCTGGCCATCGAAGCCGTCAGCGAGGACCTCAGCGACGAGATCCAACTGAACACGGCCATCTCCGAGCTGATGAAGCTCTCCAATGCCATCAGCTCCACGGGCATCGAGGCCCTGAGTGCACCTGTGTTGCAGGAAGCTCTTTCCGGACTGGTTCGCCTGCTGGCTCCGTTCGCGCCTCATCTGGCGGAGGAGTTCTGGAGCCGTCTGGGGGGAAGCGACAGCGTGCACCGTCAAAGCTGGCCGGTTCTGGATCCAACGGCGCTGGTGCAGGACAGCGTTGAAGTGGTGATCCAGGTGAAGGGCAAGGTGCGGGGCAAGCTGCAGGTTCCGGCCTCCGCAGACAAGGAAGAGCTGGAACGTCTCGCCCTGGCCAGTGATGTGGCCGAAAAATGGTTGGAGGGCGCAGCCCCCCGTCGGGTGATCGTGGTCCCCGGAAAACTGGTGAACCTGGTTCCCTGA
- a CDS encoding glucose-6-phosphate isomerase, whose protein sequence is MSFPDFNASDAHIQWQRFCDLSWYHDDLGVWLDISRMHVNATDLQQLQPRMDKAFAAMQELEAGAIANPDEQRQVGHYWLRTPELAPSSELQQHISREIDLIAAFGRDVINGTIKAPNGEAFTDVLWIGIGGSGLGPALMIKALQNPGEGLPFHFFDNVDPNGMSNVLAGLEGRLDRTLVVTVSKSGGTPEPHLGMEQARHRLEAAGGQWAGQAVAVTMLDSKLDQQAQKEGWLKRFDMFDWVGGRTSITSAVGLLPGALIGCDIRDFLTGASQMDAATRAADLRRNPAALMAASWFVAGGGRGQRDMVVLPYRDRLEVFSRYLQQLVMESLGKRLDRNGDVVHQGIAVYGNKGSTDQHAYVQQLRDGVDNFFATFIEVLEDVSDIPTLGGECPGDFLDGFLQGTRSALTEGGRQSMTISMRRFDARRLGALIALFERAVGLYGELVNINAYHQPGVEAGKKAAAAILDLQGRVEAILADGVARSADEIRLALGDGTDESIFWILRHLIGNQRGFSAQGDWSQPASMRFSKG, encoded by the coding sequence ATGAGCTTTCCGGATTTCAACGCTTCCGACGCTCATATTCAGTGGCAGAGGTTCTGCGATCTCAGCTGGTATCACGATGATCTGGGCGTCTGGCTCGACATCAGCCGGATGCATGTGAACGCCACCGATCTGCAACAGCTGCAGCCGCGAATGGACAAGGCGTTCGCAGCGATGCAGGAGCTGGAAGCCGGCGCCATCGCCAATCCTGATGAGCAGCGCCAGGTGGGGCATTACTGGCTGCGCACCCCTGAACTCGCCCCCTCGTCAGAGCTTCAGCAGCACATCTCCAGGGAAATCGATCTGATCGCCGCCTTTGGGCGGGATGTGATCAACGGAACGATCAAGGCCCCCAACGGCGAAGCCTTCACCGATGTGCTCTGGATCGGCATCGGCGGCAGTGGTTTGGGTCCCGCCTTGATGATCAAGGCTCTTCAGAATCCGGGCGAGGGGCTTCCGTTTCATTTCTTCGACAACGTCGATCCCAATGGGATGAGCAACGTCCTGGCGGGGTTGGAGGGTCGTCTCGACCGCACCCTGGTGGTGACGGTGAGCAAGTCGGGGGGGACACCCGAACCCCATCTCGGCATGGAGCAGGCTCGCCACCGCCTCGAGGCCGCTGGGGGCCAGTGGGCCGGCCAGGCCGTTGCCGTGACGATGCTCGACAGCAAGCTGGATCAGCAGGCCCAGAAGGAAGGTTGGCTCAAGCGCTTCGACATGTTCGATTGGGTGGGGGGGCGCACCAGCATCACTAGTGCCGTTGGTCTGCTGCCCGGTGCCTTGATTGGCTGTGACATCCGCGATTTCCTTACCGGCGCCTCTCAGATGGATGCCGCCACCCGCGCCGCGGATCTGCGCCGCAATCCAGCCGCCCTGATGGCCGCTTCCTGGTTCGTGGCCGGTGGTGGTCGTGGTCAGCGCGACATGGTTGTTCTGCCCTACCGCGATCGTCTGGAGGTGTTCAGCCGTTACCTCCAGCAGCTGGTGATGGAATCCCTGGGCAAGCGTCTCGATCGCAACGGTGACGTTGTGCATCAGGGCATCGCTGTGTACGGCAACAAAGGCTCCACCGACCAGCACGCCTACGTGCAGCAGCTGCGCGACGGCGTCGACAATTTCTTCGCCACCTTTATTGAGGTGCTCGAAGACGTGAGCGATATCCCCACGCTTGGCGGGGAATGCCCCGGCGACTTCCTTGATGGTTTCCTCCAGGGCACCCGCTCAGCCCTTACCGAGGGTGGCCGCCAGAGCATGACGATCAGCATGCGCCGCTTTGATGCCCGCCGTCTCGGCGCCTTGATCGCTCTGTTCGAGCGCGCCGTCGGTCTCTACGGCGAACTGGTGAACATCAACGCCTACCACCAGCCCGGCGTGGAAGCCGGCAAGAAGGCGGCGGCGGCGATTCTCGACCTTCAAGGTCGTGTAGAAGCGATCCTGGCCGACGGTGTGGCCCGCTCCGCCGATGAAATTCGCCTGGCCCTCGGGGATGGCACCGATGAATCCATCTTTTGGATTCTGCGTCACCTCATCGGCAACCAGCGCGGCTTCAGTGCCCAGGGCGACTGGAGCCAGCCCGCCTCGATGCGTTTCAGCAAAGGCTGA